Proteins from a genomic interval of Desulfofustis limnaeus:
- a CDS encoding phosphoribosylaminoimidazolesuccinocarboxamide synthase: MTEAVLNTDFSGLQLIHRGKVRDMYAIAGHDDKLLMVATDRISAYDVVMSDPIPGKGKVLTALSLFWFDLLGDIVENHLISADPAEYPEACRPHAAILAGRSMLVKKTRPLPVECIVRGYLSGSFWSAYKKDTTVCGFKLPAGMRESDRFPEPLFTPSTKAEIGDHDENISLERLQQIVGDQQAKDLADISVHLYQKAADYALTKGIIIADTKFELGELDGRLILIDEVLTPDSSRFWPLDEYRPGAGQPSFDKQFLRDYLSSLTWDKNPPPPALPQDILDKTRQRYEEALARITG; encoded by the coding sequence ATGACTGAAGCTGTATTGAACACCGATTTCTCCGGGCTGCAACTGATCCATCGCGGCAAGGTCCGTGATATGTATGCCATCGCCGGCCACGACGACAAGCTGCTGATGGTGGCCACCGATCGCATCTCTGCCTATGACGTGGTGATGAGCGATCCCATTCCGGGTAAGGGCAAGGTCTTGACCGCATTGTCCCTGTTCTGGTTCGACCTGCTCGGGGACATCGTCGAGAATCACCTGATCAGCGCCGACCCGGCCGAATACCCGGAGGCCTGCCGGCCCCACGCCGCGATCCTGGCTGGTCGTTCCATGCTGGTCAAGAAGACCCGGCCGCTGCCGGTGGAATGCATCGTCCGCGGTTATCTGTCCGGCTCCTTCTGGAGCGCTTACAAGAAAGATACTACCGTCTGCGGGTTCAAGCTGCCGGCCGGCATGAGAGAGTCCGACCGTTTCCCCGAACCATTGTTCACCCCGTCCACCAAGGCGGAGATCGGTGATCATGACGAAAACATCTCGCTGGAGCGGCTGCAACAGATCGTCGGCGATCAGCAAGCCAAGGATCTGGCCGATATCAGCGTGCATCTTTATCAAAAAGCGGCCGACTATGCCTTGACCAAGGGGATCATCATCGCCGACACCAAGTTCGAGTTGGGCGAGCTGGACGGCCGGCTGATCCTCATCGATGAGGTGCTGACCCCCGATTCCTCACGATTCTGGCCGCTGGACGAATATCGTCCCGGCGCCGGGCAGCCGAGTTTCGACAAACAGTTTCTCCGCGACTATCTCAGTTCGCTTACCTGGGATAAAAATCCGCCGCCACCGGCCTTGCCGCAGGATATCCTCGACAAGACGAGGCAGCGCTACGAAGAGGCGCTGGCGCGAATCACCGGCTAA
- a CDS encoding TIGR01777 family oxidoreductase has protein sequence MNILITGASGLVGSALAEFLFAAGHSFFSLQRDQNKASGRFWNFERLTADQTEPFDAVVHLAGENIATGRWTTGKKKRILNSRIDGTTELARYLAGLTNKPKVFFSASAIGYYGNRGTEIVTETSASGSNFVAEVCRAWEQAADPAREAGIRVVHGRIGMVLSGKGGSLQTMLPSFKMGIAGIVGSGEQYVSWTGIDDLVRMILFVLEGDDIGGPVNLVAPQAVTNRAFTKTLGAILGRPTVMKMPAFVARTVFGQMADELILSSTRVKPQVLEEAGYQFQQPELEQALRSCLA, from the coding sequence ATGAACATCCTTATTACCGGTGCATCCGGCCTGGTGGGCAGCGCCCTGGCCGAGTTTCTTTTCGCCGCTGGACATTCGTTCTTCAGCCTGCAGCGCGACCAAAACAAGGCCTCCGGCCGATTCTGGAACTTCGAGCGGCTCACTGCCGACCAGACGGAACCGTTTGACGCCGTCGTGCACCTGGCCGGTGAAAATATCGCCACCGGACGCTGGACCACCGGCAAGAAAAAGCGGATACTCAACAGTCGGATTGACGGAACCACGGAACTGGCACGCTACCTGGCAGGATTGACAAACAAGCCAAAAGTCTTCTTCTCCGCCTCGGCAATCGGGTATTACGGTAATCGGGGCACCGAGATCGTCACCGAGACCAGCGCCAGCGGCTCCAATTTCGTTGCCGAGGTCTGCCGTGCCTGGGAACAGGCGGCCGACCCGGCGCGGGAAGCCGGTATCCGGGTGGTTCACGGCCGCATCGGCATGGTACTCAGCGGCAAGGGCGGTTCCCTGCAGACCATGCTGCCCTCTTTCAAGATGGGGATCGCCGGTATCGTCGGCAGCGGCGAACAATACGTCAGCTGGACCGGGATCGACGATCTGGTGCGGATGATCCTGTTTGTGCTGGAAGGTGACGACATCGGCGGGCCGGTCAACTTGGTCGCCCCTCAAGCGGTAACCAACCGGGCGTTCACCAAGACGCTCGGTGCCATCCTGGGCCGACCGACGGTGATGAAAATGCCGGCTTTCGTGGCCCGAACCGTCTTCGGCCAGATGGCCGACGAACTGATCCTCTCCTCCACCCGCGTCAAGCCGCAGGTTCTCGAAGAAGCCGGCTACCAGTTCCAGCAGCCGGAACTGGAACAGGCGCTGCGCTCCTGCCTCGCCTGA
- a CDS encoding shikimate kinase, whose protein sequence is MQKSPNLVLIGMPGSGKSTVGVILAKQLSRPYLDSDILIQLTEKRSLQEIVDQDGYLVLRDIEERVLLGIQCDNHVIATGGSAAYSEQAMNHLRHNGIVIFLDASLDTLRRRIHNYDTRGLAKRPEQSFSDLFQERFELYTRYADITIDCNDTDQEQVCQTIVARLEGLTDHDAQR, encoded by the coding sequence ATGCAAAAAAGTCCTAATCTGGTGCTGATCGGCATGCCGGGATCGGGCAAGAGCACGGTCGGGGTCATCCTCGCCAAGCAGCTCAGCCGTCCCTACCTGGACAGTGACATCCTGATCCAACTGACCGAAAAACGATCATTGCAGGAGATCGTCGACCAGGATGGTTATCTGGTCCTGCGCGACATCGAAGAGCGGGTCCTGCTCGGTATCCAATGCGACAATCATGTGATCGCCACCGGCGGTAGTGCCGCCTACAGCGAACAAGCCATGAACCACCTGCGCCATAACGGCATCGTCATTTTCCTCGATGCCAGCCTCGACACACTGCGCCGGCGCATCCACAACTATGACACCCGCGGGCTCGCCAAACGGCCCGAGCAGAGCTTTTCCGATCTTTTTCAGGAACGGTTCGAGCTGTACACGCGCTATGCCGATATCACCATCGACTGCAACGACACCGATCAGGAGCAGGTATGCCAGACCATTGTTGCCAGACTGGAGGGCTTAACCGACCATGACGCGCAACGATGA
- a CDS encoding MFS transporter, translating into MPRLAQHRMYVFLLVLTICNTAGLQVWQTLFDNFAVHVVHLQGHHIGIIQSVREIPGLLSLLVVYLLLIIREHRLSALSVLLLGIGVSLTGLLPTFAGVILTTLVMSFGFHYFETTNQSLTLQYFDKQTAPLIFGRLRSSTAATNVVVGLAILALSPRLAFDQLYLLFGLFIIAASCWALLQNPTDHTLPPQHKNMVFRRRYWLYYALTFMAGARRQIFVAFAVFLMVKKFSFSVSEIALLFLVNNLVNFFLSRLIGHCIVRFGERKVLSLEYFSLIIIFIAYALADSKVIIACLYILDHIFFNFAIAIRTFFQKISDPQDIAPSMAVGFTINHIAAVFLPVLGGLLWLVDYRLVFFAGAAMSLISLLLVQLISGQLARHEG; encoded by the coding sequence ATGCCCCGACTTGCCCAACACCGCATGTACGTGTTTCTGCTCGTGCTGACCATCTGCAATACGGCGGGTTTGCAGGTCTGGCAGACGCTCTTTGACAACTTTGCGGTCCATGTGGTGCACCTGCAGGGTCATCACATCGGCATTATCCAGTCGGTGCGGGAGATTCCCGGGCTGCTGTCACTGCTGGTCGTTTACCTGCTGCTGATCATCAGGGAACATCGGTTGTCCGCCTTGTCGGTGCTGCTGCTCGGTATCGGCGTGTCGCTCACCGGGCTGCTGCCGACCTTTGCCGGGGTTATCCTGACCACCCTGGTGATGAGTTTCGGCTTTCACTACTTTGAGACCACCAACCAGTCGCTGACCCTGCAGTATTTCGACAAACAGACGGCGCCGCTGATTTTCGGCCGTTTGCGCAGCTCCACGGCGGCGACCAATGTCGTCGTCGGCCTGGCTATCTTGGCGCTGTCGCCGCGCCTGGCGTTCGACCAGCTCTACCTGCTGTTCGGCCTGTTCATCATCGCCGCCTCCTGCTGGGCCCTGCTGCAAAACCCGACCGACCATACCCTGCCGCCGCAGCACAAGAACATGGTGTTCCGCCGCCGCTACTGGCTCTACTACGCTCTGACCTTCATGGCCGGCGCCCGCCGCCAGATCTTCGTCGCCTTCGCGGTATTTTTGATGGTCAAGAAGTTCTCGTTTTCCGTCTCCGAAATCGCCCTGCTCTTTCTGGTGAACAATCTGGTCAATTTCTTTCTGAGCCGGCTCATCGGTCACTGCATCGTCCGGTTTGGCGAGCGAAAGGTCCTGAGCCTCGAGTACTTCAGTCTGATTATCATCTTCATCGCCTACGCCCTGGCCGATTCGAAGGTGATAATCGCCTGTCTCTACATTCTCGATCACATCTTTTTCAATTTCGCCATCGCCATCCGCACTTTCTTCCAGAAAATCAGCGATCCCCAGGACATCGCCCCGAGCATGGCGGTGGGCTTCACCATCAACCATATCGCCGCCGTCTTTCTGCCGGTCCTTGGCGGGCTTCTCTGGCTGGTCGATTATCGCCTGGTCTTCTTCGCCGGCGCCGCCATGAGTCTGATTTCGCTGTTGCTGGTACAATTGATCTCCGGCCAGTTGGCCCGTCATGAGGGGTGA
- a CDS encoding DUF4388 domain-containing protein — translation MRFRDGIFIITEENNCPLYNVGEEMEVIEGALKMPAGKTTCLVLAKDIIDLTTEDVPYETLHQGTSEKTKFECGGCTGIIRFEFKKEKGYATLQMNLLAAAERKEKIREVAQYAVTLRSISLFSALSDDDLLDLSTLLEFEDYDWGFPIAQKGDPGLKLYVIISGKVDVVDDDGVVLAEMGTGDVFGEMSLLSGGPVTTTIQAAAPCKIATLSQKNFRHVLNRYPALQVFFYKLLVSRITKINEQRAEELSSGMVGQLSDISAVELCQMINTSQKTGHLKIETNEINGRILFNEGEVVKADFGFKQGKEAFYEVLALTEGRFKFTQGLTSNDRKLPVIGGFMAMLMEGMKRLDDLRH, via the coding sequence ATGCGTTTTCGTGACGGTATCTTCATCATCACCGAGGAAAACAATTGCCCCCTCTACAACGTCGGCGAGGAGATGGAGGTCATCGAAGGGGCGTTGAAGATGCCCGCCGGAAAGACCACCTGCCTGGTGTTGGCTAAAGATATTATCGATCTTACCACCGAAGATGTGCCCTATGAGACCCTGCACCAGGGGACGAGCGAGAAAACCAAGTTCGAGTGTGGTGGCTGCACCGGCATCATTCGTTTTGAATTCAAGAAGGAGAAAGGTTACGCTACCTTGCAGATGAATCTGCTGGCGGCCGCCGAGCGCAAAGAAAAAATTAGAGAAGTTGCCCAGTATGCGGTCACCTTGCGCTCCATCAGCTTGTTCAGCGCCCTCTCCGACGATGATCTTCTCGATCTTTCCACCTTGCTCGAGTTCGAGGATTATGACTGGGGGTTTCCCATCGCTCAGAAGGGTGATCCCGGCCTGAAGCTCTACGTGATCATCTCCGGTAAGGTGGACGTGGTCGATGACGACGGTGTCGTGCTGGCCGAGATGGGCACCGGCGACGTGTTCGGCGAGATGAGCCTGCTTTCCGGTGGACCGGTGACGACCACCATCCAGGCCGCCGCGCCCTGCAAAATCGCCACCCTCAGTCAGAAGAATTTCCGTCATGTGCTCAACCGCTATCCGGCCCTGCAGGTCTTTTTCTACAAGCTGCTGGTCAGCCGCATCACCAAGATCAACGAGCAGCGGGCCGAAGAGCTGTCCTCCGGTATGGTCGGGCAGCTCTCCGATATCTCAGCCGTCGAGCTCTGCCAGATGATCAATACCAGCCAGAAGACCGGTCACCTGAAGATCGAGACCAACGAGATCAACGGTCGTATCCTGTTCAACGAGGGTGAGGTGGTCAAGGCCGATTTCGGGTTCAAACAGGGCAAGGAGGCCTTCTATGAGGTACTCGCCTTGACCGAAGGTCGCTTCAAATTCACCCAGGGGCTTACCAGCAATGATCGCAAGCTGCCGGTTATCGGTGGTTTCATGGCGATGTTGATGGAGGGAATGAAACGTCTCGACGACCTCCGCCACTGA
- a CDS encoding DVU0298 family protein yields the protein MTSRRQQLKGTVIHLLRDTPFAGLADALTVFSARELVNPLFSFLCHPEEIVRWRAVSAFGLIVARIAAEDMEQARVIMRRFLWMLNDESGGIGWGVPEAMGEVLANQRQLADEYLHLLVSYTLDDGAAAFQHGNLLEHEILQEGVLWGLGRVAPLYRERLLEAGLAAQIERYFDAARNGVRGLACRLCGQLVVGAYRPRLVKLLQDQGCLRLYRDGDLHDLLVADLAREALAMLDRDQGARTPGGSGATASPPRQ from the coding sequence ATGACCAGCCGGCGCCAGCAGCTGAAGGGCACGGTCATACATCTGCTTCGGGATACGCCTTTTGCCGGATTGGCGGATGCTCTGACGGTCTTTTCTGCACGGGAACTGGTCAATCCGCTCTTTTCCTTCCTCTGTCATCCCGAGGAAATCGTGCGCTGGCGGGCGGTCAGTGCATTTGGGCTGATAGTTGCCCGTATCGCCGCCGAGGATATGGAGCAGGCCCGGGTGATCATGCGGCGTTTTCTCTGGATGCTCAACGATGAGTCAGGCGGGATCGGCTGGGGGGTGCCGGAGGCCATGGGCGAGGTGCTGGCCAACCAGCGGCAGCTTGCCGACGAATACCTGCACCTGTTGGTTTCCTATACCCTCGACGACGGAGCGGCAGCCTTTCAACACGGCAACCTGCTGGAACACGAGATCCTCCAAGAGGGCGTGCTCTGGGGCCTGGGTCGGGTTGCCCCGCTGTACCGCGAGCGCCTGTTGGAAGCAGGGTTGGCCGCTCAGATCGAGCGCTATTTCGATGCTGCGCGAAACGGGGTCAGAGGGCTAGCCTGCCGCCTCTGCGGCCAGCTGGTCGTGGGCGCCTATCGGCCTCGTTTGGTGAAGCTGCTCCAGGATCAGGGCTGTCTCCGTCTGTACCGGGATGGCGACCTGCATGACCTGCTTGTTGCCGATCTGGCCCGGGAGGCGCTGGCGATGCTTGACCGGGATCAGGGGGCGAGGACGCCGGGCGGCAGCGGGGCAACCGCTTCGCCGCCGAGGCAATAA
- a CDS encoding SDR family NAD(P)-dependent oxidoreductase, whose protein sequence is MAAERLVVLVPGASRPIGRAIARRFGANGAVLILPVFSDWPESTAEMEEEFSTAGYRFHFRPCDLTKPADVVELCRFVADTYGSLQVVINNIERGGMPVVHGGYHQEVNRHQWQLEVETTLHAKFLLFRHTLPLLKASGNGSVVTISSIAGLVGRSGPASLLFAEGYAAANRAIGTLTEQWAREGAPTVRVNEVMLGLVDGRHGESTRGWSLLSDAQRRALLDHTLLRRTGTPNEVAELVHFVAMQAGFLTGATIRADGGYCLGGEAVAPLPPGVLAP, encoded by the coding sequence ATGGCCGCTGAGCGTCTCGTCGTCCTGGTGCCCGGGGCCAGCCGTCCGATCGGCCGAGCCATCGCCCGTCGTTTCGGAGCGAACGGTGCCGTCCTGATCCTCCCCGTTTTTTCTGACTGGCCGGAATCAACCGCCGAGATGGAAGAGGAGTTCAGCACTGCTGGCTACCGGTTCCACTTCCGGCCCTGCGACCTGACCAAACCGGCCGACGTCGTTGAGCTCTGTCGATTCGTCGCTGACACCTACGGCAGCCTGCAAGTCGTGATCAACAACATCGAACGGGGCGGCATGCCGGTGGTACACGGTGGTTACCACCAAGAAGTCAACCGCCACCAGTGGCAGCTGGAGGTGGAGACCACCCTGCACGCCAAATTTCTGTTGTTTCGCCACACCTTGCCGCTGCTCAAGGCAAGCGGCAACGGATCGGTGGTCACCATCAGCTCCATCGCCGGGCTGGTGGGTCGCTCAGGGCCCGCCTCGCTGCTCTTTGCCGAAGGTTACGCCGCCGCCAACCGGGCCATCGGCACGCTTACCGAACAATGGGCACGGGAAGGTGCGCCAACGGTCCGGGTCAACGAGGTGATGCTTGGCCTCGTCGACGGCCGTCACGGTGAATCGACACGGGGCTGGAGTCTGCTGAGCGATGCCCAGCGCCGGGCCCTGCTCGATCACACCCTGCTGCGCCGTACCGGCACCCCGAACGAAGTGGCGGAACTGGTCCACTTCGTAGCGATGCAGGCCGGATTTCTGACCGGGGCCACCATTCGCGCCGACGGCGGTTATTGCCTCGGCGGCGAAGCGGTTGCCCCGCTGCCGCCCGGCGTCCTCGCCCCCTGA
- a CDS encoding class I SAM-dependent methyltransferase, which yields MTVDPYRAIAPLYDRVLSPLLRTIRRDIATYIGYRQFRSVIDLCCGTGEQLRLLVGQERTLCGIDNSLAMLAQAKQRGPESIEYHLLDAEQTTFSTNTFDCAIISFALHEKHPAAARAVYENAWRLVRPGGAIVLADFSQVPAGLKGFVYGHLAIPLVERLAGRDHYRHYRRWMENGALESFIGGQGSGADVISRPFGRCCLCCAVDVTAAGLSLNNSLVLLNRALADQRITRKEGSDGR from the coding sequence ATGACCGTCGATCCCTACCGTGCCATCGCCCCACTCTACGACCGAGTGCTTTCACCGCTGCTGCGAACAATCCGCCGGGATATCGCCACTTACATCGGCTATCGACAGTTCCGCTCGGTCATCGACCTCTGTTGTGGCACCGGAGAGCAATTGCGCCTACTGGTCGGCCAGGAACGAACGTTGTGCGGCATTGACAATTCACTGGCCATGCTCGCCCAGGCCAAACAGCGCGGACCGGAATCCATCGAATATCACCTGCTCGATGCGGAGCAGACGACTTTTTCGACCAATACCTTCGATTGCGCTATCATCTCTTTCGCGCTGCACGAAAAACATCCCGCCGCCGCCCGGGCCGTCTATGAGAACGCCTGGCGCCTGGTCCGGCCGGGGGGCGCCATCGTCCTTGCCGATTTCAGTCAGGTACCGGCAGGTCTCAAGGGGTTTGTCTATGGACATCTGGCCATCCCGCTGGTGGAACGTCTGGCGGGACGCGACCATTACCGTCATTACCGGCGGTGGATGGAAAATGGCGCCCTGGAATCGTTCATTGGCGGCCAGGGCAGCGGCGCCGACGTGATCAGCCGCCCGTTTGGCCGGTGCTGCCTGTGCTGTGCAGTGGATGTCACGGCCGCAGGTCTTTCCCTGAACAACAGCCTGGTGCTGCTGAATAGGGCCTTGGCCGACCAACGGATAACACGAAAGGAGGGATCAGATGGCCGCTGA
- a CDS encoding M16 family metallopeptidase — MLRIIFLVIVFTVVNQGSWLSAVQAESAAGTTESCFSTAWPHEHSELTVDPSLHFGRLDNGLRYVLRKNSEPRERTAIYLGILAGSVQERDDQRGLAHFVEHMVFNGSTHFAPGELIDYFQSIGMSFGGDTNALTAYDRTVYKIILPNSARQDLQQGLLVMSDFARGATFDPGEVDRERGVILAEMTARDSADYRAFVAESAFTLRGTRAAERMPIGVMEVLNQAGSEDLRAFYDAWYRPENMILVLVGDFDTAEAEALVQSHFASLHGRGEAPSCPDLGRLAHRDVDAFYHFEPELGSTEVVLETVSGKQPEHDSLELQRRSLYRLLVGRMLNHRLGRLVEDPATVINTAGYYETTLLDRFRIAGVRAKVEAEQWQQGLAETDRVIRQALTYGFTPSEMDRVKRQLLAELDQAVQTSQTRDSVTLATTVLSHLQVDRVMMSPEQERDLYTPMLEAVTAEELATLFQDEWGRGTVLVKVIGATELPLADAPQQILAAYRTLQEAAVAPPEAPEALAFPYLPVPDVGPSPSEQETFGDIGAVRYRFGDELVVTVKRTDFQKETVVVSVQFGQGKKGLPRPGLDLLAAAVVNNSGSGRYRATELQQILAGSSVQFRFQIGEEAFSWEGQALQSDLEKLLQMIQTVLVDQGFRQDAYERAMENFALMYRQLPKSVEGAVRLFLEPFFAGGVPGFGLPDWDVFSQLQLADVVGWLEPSFHHAPLEISVVGDIDPEQVRDLVARYFIGRPVQEMDRLPPTKPRFPAGETLQESVATSIDKAVVRTAWLTEDFWDISRSRRLHVLAAVFEDRLRREVRERLGASYSPGVYSYTSRSYEGYGMVVAEVVAESGRVETVGEAIEAVAASLRNAVIDDAELERAKNPLATSLKQSVRSNRYWLHSVLALSSRHPEQLRWPLTMVDDFAAVTGEEVRTLADRYLVPQRRAVGIVKPAAPVHETSETVLEEALN, encoded by the coding sequence ATGTTACGTATCATTTTCCTCGTTATCGTTTTCACCGTCGTCAACCAGGGGAGCTGGCTGTCTGCCGTTCAAGCCGAATCGGCCGCAGGAACAACCGAGAGCTGCTTTTCTACCGCCTGGCCGCATGAGCACAGTGAGCTGACCGTTGATCCGAGCCTGCATTTCGGTCGACTTGACAATGGTTTGCGTTATGTCCTGCGGAAGAATAGCGAGCCGCGCGAGCGGACCGCCATCTATCTCGGGATACTGGCCGGATCGGTGCAGGAACGCGATGACCAGCGGGGCCTGGCGCATTTTGTCGAACATATGGTGTTCAACGGTTCCACCCATTTCGCGCCGGGCGAGCTGATCGATTACTTCCAGTCCATCGGTATGAGTTTTGGCGGTGATACCAATGCGTTGACCGCCTATGACCGGACGGTCTACAAGATCATTCTGCCCAACTCGGCCCGGCAGGATCTCCAGCAGGGCCTGCTGGTGATGAGCGATTTCGCCCGCGGGGCAACGTTCGATCCTGGCGAAGTGGATCGGGAACGGGGTGTGATCCTGGCCGAGATGACCGCCCGCGATTCGGCCGACTATCGTGCCTTCGTGGCCGAATCGGCGTTCACCCTGCGTGGCACCAGAGCGGCCGAGCGAATGCCCATCGGGGTGATGGAGGTGCTCAACCAAGCCGGCAGCGAAGATCTTCGTGCCTTTTACGATGCCTGGTATCGGCCGGAGAACATGATCTTGGTGCTGGTGGGAGATTTCGACACCGCCGAGGCTGAAGCATTGGTGCAGAGCCACTTCGCGTCGCTCCACGGGCGGGGGGAGGCGCCGTCGTGCCCCGATCTGGGCCGACTGGCCCATCGGGATGTCGATGCCTTTTACCATTTTGAACCGGAACTCGGATCCACCGAGGTGGTGCTTGAGACGGTGAGCGGCAAACAGCCCGAACACGATTCTTTGGAGCTGCAGCGGCGCTCGTTGTATCGGTTGCTGGTCGGGCGGATGCTCAATCATCGCCTCGGCAGATTGGTGGAGGATCCGGCAACGGTGATCAATACGGCAGGCTATTACGAGACAACCCTGTTGGACCGGTTTCGGATTGCCGGTGTCCGCGCCAAGGTCGAGGCTGAGCAGTGGCAACAGGGGCTTGCCGAGACCGACCGGGTCATACGCCAGGCACTGACTTATGGATTCACCCCGTCCGAAATGGATCGGGTCAAGCGGCAGCTGCTTGCCGAGCTGGATCAAGCGGTACAGACCAGCCAGACGAGAGACTCGGTGACGTTGGCTACTACCGTGTTGTCGCATCTCCAGGTTGACCGGGTGATGATGTCGCCGGAGCAGGAACGCGATCTCTACACACCGATGCTCGAAGCCGTGACAGCGGAAGAACTGGCGACCTTGTTCCAGGATGAATGGGGACGTGGTACCGTGCTCGTCAAGGTTATCGGGGCCACCGAACTGCCACTGGCCGACGCGCCGCAGCAGATTCTGGCCGCCTATCGGACCCTCCAGGAAGCCGCGGTGGCGCCTCCGGAGGCCCCGGAAGCGTTAGCTTTTCCCTACCTGCCAGTGCCCGATGTCGGACCGTCACCATCTGAACAGGAAACGTTCGGTGATATTGGGGCGGTACGCTACCGTTTCGGTGACGAACTGGTGGTCACTGTCAAACGCACCGATTTTCAGAAAGAGACGGTGGTTGTCTCCGTCCAGTTCGGTCAGGGAAAGAAAGGCCTGCCGCGCCCCGGGCTCGATCTGCTGGCGGCGGCGGTGGTCAATAATTCCGGCAGTGGCCGCTATCGGGCCACAGAGTTGCAGCAGATTTTGGCCGGCAGCTCGGTGCAGTTCAGGTTCCAGATCGGTGAGGAAGCATTTTCCTGGGAGGGGCAGGCGCTGCAGTCCGACCTGGAGAAGCTCCTGCAGATGATCCAGACGGTGCTGGTCGATCAAGGCTTCCGGCAGGATGCCTATGAGCGGGCCATGGAAAACTTCGCCCTGATGTATCGGCAGTTGCCGAAGAGTGTGGAAGGGGCGGTGCGGCTTTTTCTGGAACCGTTCTTTGCCGGTGGCGTGCCGGGGTTCGGCCTGCCTGATTGGGACGTGTTTTCCCAGCTGCAGTTGGCTGATGTGGTCGGTTGGCTGGAACCCTCGTTTCACCATGCGCCGCTTGAGATATCGGTGGTGGGCGACATCGATCCGGAGCAGGTGCGCGACCTGGTCGCCCGCTATTTCATCGGTCGGCCTGTCCAGGAGATGGATCGTTTACCGCCGACCAAGCCGCGATTTCCGGCTGGCGAAACCCTGCAGGAGTCGGTTGCCACCAGTATCGACAAGGCGGTCGTCAGAACGGCTTGGCTGACCGAGGATTTTTGGGATATTTCGCGTTCCCGGCGGTTGCACGTGCTGGCGGCGGTCTTCGAAGACCGGCTGCGCCGGGAGGTGCGGGAGCGGCTCGGAGCCAGCTATTCCCCCGGCGTCTACAGCTACACCAGCAGGTCTTACGAGGGGTACGGCATGGTGGTGGCCGAGGTGGTGGCGGAGAGCGGCCGAGTCGAGACGGTCGGCGAGGCTATCGAGGCCGTTGCCGCCTCACTGCGGAACGCGGTGATCGATGATGCGGAACTGGAGCGGGCCAAGAACCCGTTGGCCACTTCACTGAAACAGTCGGTCCGCAGCAATAGGTACTGGCTCCATTCGGTCCTTGCCCTGTCCTCGCGCCACCCGGAGCAGCTCCGTTGGCCGTTGACCATGGTCGATGACTTCGCGGCGGTGACCGGAGAAGAGGTGCGAACGCTGGCTGATCGTTACCTGGTGCCGCAACGCCGGGCCGTCGGTATCGTCAAGCCGGCGGCACCGGTGCACGAGACCTCGGAGACGGTACTGGAGGAAGCGCTCAATTGA
- the cobI gene encoding precorrin-2 C(20)-methyltransferase, with amino-acid sequence MTATLYIIGTGPGDPDLLTVKAVKTAAACPVIVSPRGSENGTSTALAILSQAVDLGAKQVVEVHFPMKKIHSGREPDPDVLVAWHHAAQTVLHHLDRGNDVCFPTLGDPAIYSTGYYLYETLCGLRSDVRVRFVPGVAAMSSCSAALAQPICLGDEMVAVVPATFSDNRLTEVLNGFDTIVLMKVHRVLPRLIDLLRSCNLLDQAVLVERAGTGRESIRLRLDEIVDQPHYYSTIIVRKQPITARILVN; translated from the coding sequence ATGACCGCAACGCTCTACATCATCGGTACCGGACCGGGAGATCCGGATCTGCTCACCGTCAAGGCCGTCAAGACCGCCGCCGCCTGCCCGGTGATCGTGTCACCCCGCGGTTCCGAGAACGGTACCTCCACCGCCCTGGCCATCCTCTCTCAAGCGGTCGACCTTGGCGCCAAACAGGTGGTGGAAGTGCACTTCCCCATGAAGAAAATCCATTCCGGCCGGGAGCCGGACCCGGACGTGCTGGTGGCCTGGCACCACGCCGCCCAGACCGTCCTGCACCACCTTGACAGAGGCAACGACGTCTGCTTCCCGACCTTGGGGGACCCCGCCATCTATTCCACCGGCTACTATTTGTATGAGACGCTCTGCGGTCTGCGCTCTGACGTCCGTGTTCGCTTCGTTCCCGGCGTCGCGGCGATGAGTAGTTGTTCGGCGGCACTGGCCCAACCCATCTGCCTCGGCGACGAGATGGTGGCGGTGGTCCCGGCCACGTTTTCCGACAACCGTTTAACCGAGGTGCTGAACGGCTTCGACACGATCGTGCTGATGAAGGTTCACCGGGTGCTGCCCCGTTTGATCGACCTGCTCCGCTCCTGCAACCTGCTCGACCAGGCGGTACTCGTGGAACGGGCGGGCACCGGCCGGGAATCGATCCGGCTGCGGCTCGATGAGATTGTCGATCAACCCCACTATTACTCGACCATCATCGTCCGCAAACAACCAATCACCGCTCGGATCCTGGTCAATTGA